The following are encoded together in the Candidatus Zixiibacteriota bacterium genome:
- a CDS encoding AI-2E family transporter gives MKKEYFLIALFFLVTGIFFFLFYKLMMPFFAPIAWGGVLVIVFFPLYRRVGKKIKSPNISSFVTCVIIFFVIIGPALYLLASLVGEASDAFTRINNAYQSGELKIYFSKYLPFIEGIKNRLLSVYPDLANVDFDSVIKDAVATVSKIIGAKATSVLADITKTLFQFILTLFTMFFFFRDGDKVVAYLKRLTPLEPEKVNITYAYMKEVVEGTMYGGVAMAIIQGALGGILFAIMGIDSAVFWGAIMAFLAFLPLVGPFLIYIPAGLYLILSGS, from the coding sequence ATGAAAAAAGAATATTTTCTAATAGCCCTGTTCTTTCTGGTCACCGGTATTTTCTTTTTTCTGTTCTACAAATTGATGATGCCGTTCTTTGCTCCGATTGCCTGGGGGGGAGTGCTGGTGATAGTTTTTTTCCCTCTGTATCGCCGGGTGGGGAAGAAAATCAAGTCGCCCAATATCTCCTCTTTTGTAACCTGCGTGATAATCTTTTTTGTGATTATCGGTCCGGCGCTTTATCTTCTGGCGTCGCTGGTCGGGGAAGCCTCCGATGCCTTCACCAGAATCAACAACGCCTACCAGAGCGGCGAACTGAAAATCTATTTTTCCAAATATCTTCCGTTTATCGAAGGGATAAAGAACCGTCTGCTTTCGGTCTATCCCGATTTAGCCAATGTCGATTTTGATTCGGTAATTAAGGATGCCGTTGCCACAGTCAGCAAGATTATCGGCGCCAAGGCGACCTCGGTGCTTGCCGATATCACCAAGACTCTGTTTCAGTTCATTCTGACCCTGTTCACGATGTTTTTCTTTTTCCGCGACGGCGACAAAGTGGTCGCGTATCTCAAGCGGTTGACGCCGCTGGAACCGGAGAAAGTGAACATAACTTATGCTTATATGAAAGAGGTGGTGGAAGGAACCATGTATGGTGGGGTGGCGATGGCAATAATACAGGGGGCGCTGGGAGGAATACTTTTCGCCATAATGGGAATTGACTCGGCGGTATTCTGGGGGGCAATCATGGCGTTCCTGGCGTTTCTTCCGCTGGTCGGTCCGTTCTTAATCTATATCCCGGCCGGATTGTACCTGATTTTGAGCGGGTC
- a CDS encoding YihY/virulence factor BrkB family protein codes for MARLELKSVTDFLKHYLLGLFRRADERHVILLGGGLAFSLFLCVIPFVLIIFSILGAILENAALETQINAAIERMIPYDRYASFVKNFLYQRIEEFKAYRGVAGLVGAVGLFFAASGLFSSLRTVLNSIFKIDREEHFLRGKLKDLGMVLLVIFFFLVATLLFPLLDISRGMAVRFEWLKLLRFGQGENLFIAALSFLIIFVCFFIFYYLIPYARLGLKVPAVSAFWATLFWEIARRLFGYYITNMANLKQIYGVYVFVVVVALWVFYSCVIFIVGAEIGQLYRERREER; via the coding sequence ATGGCGCGATTGGAGTTAAAATCAGTCACGGATTTTCTGAAGCATTATCTTCTTGGGCTGTTCCGGCGGGCCGATGAACGTCATGTTATCCTGCTGGGAGGCGGGCTGGCGTTTTCTCTTTTTCTCTGTGTCATTCCGTTCGTTCTGATAATCTTCTCGATACTCGGCGCCATCCTGGAGAATGCCGCGCTGGAGACGCAGATTAACGCGGCGATAGAGCGGATGATTCCGTATGACCGTTACGCCTCTTTTGTCAAAAATTTTCTGTATCAGCGGATTGAAGAGTTTAAGGCATATCGCGGGGTGGCCGGACTGGTAGGAGCGGTGGGATTGTTCTTTGCGGCAAGCGGACTTTTCAGCAGCCTGCGAACTGTCCTTAACAGTATCTTCAAGATTGACCGGGAGGAGCATTTTCTTCGGGGAAAGTTGAAAGATTTGGGGATGGTGCTTCTGGTTATCTTCTTCTTTCTGGTCGCGACCCTTCTATTTCCGCTTCTGGATATCTCCCGCGGGATGGCGGTGCGGTTTGAGTGGCTGAAGCTGCTTCGGTTCGGCCAGGGAGAGAATCTTTTCATCGCCGCTTTATCCTTCCTTATAATTTTTGTCTGCTTTTTCATTTTTTATTATCTGATACCGTATGCCCGTCTCGGGTTGAAAGTTCCGGCGGTGAGCGCCTTCTGGGCGACGTTATTCTGGGAGATAGCGCGAAGGCTTTTTGGGTATTACATAACCAATATGGCGAATCTGAAGCAGATATATGGGGTATATGTTTTTGTCGTGGTGGTGGCGTTGTGGGTTTTTTATTCCTGTGTGATATTTATAGTTGGGGCGGAGATTGGGCAGTTGTATCGGGAGAGGCGGGAGGAGAGGTGA
- a CDS encoding PEP-CTERM sorting domain-containing protein, with protein sequence MAKSLVRLVLILFVLAIPAQLLAAPVMVEEISRNWRFYQDDHRYMFASCVTFYDPEANPGRIGAFISGDGYNGYPSSLTWGHTLPEGLRVPPDIILRAKLWVNAALVDENNNAVSIEGTWNWDPLNSWSYDDSYFDLTNVDVQDFWNNSPLDVTVYAGERKLRIDQACLMIDYRSSNVVPEPATLALFGLGLSGLGLMRRRK encoded by the coding sequence ATGGCCAAATCGTTGGTTAGACTGGTTTTGATTCTTTTCGTACTGGCCATTCCGGCGCAACTTCTTGCCGCTCCGGTGATGGTTGAGGAGATTTCCAGGAATTGGAGATTTTACCAAGACGATCATCGTTATATGTTCGCCTCCTGTGTCACCTTTTACGACCCGGAAGCCAATCCGGGGCGTATCGGAGCGTTCATATCCGGCGACGGTTACAACGGGTATCCGAGTTCATTGACCTGGGGACATACTCTTCCGGAGGGTCTGCGGGTTCCGCCTGATATCATTCTGAGGGCGAAACTTTGGGTCAATGCCGCTCTGGTGGATGAAAACAACAATGCTGTCAGTATTGAGGGAACCTGGAATTGGGACCCGCTCAACAGCTGGTCGTACGATGACAGTTACTTCGATTTGACAAATGTTGATGTCCAGGATTTCTGGAATAACAGTCCGCTGGATGTAACAGTTTATGCCGGCGAGCGGAAACTTCGTATCGATCAGGCATGCCTGATGATTGATTATAGAAGTTCCAATGTCGTTCCGGAGCCGGCCACGCTGGCCCTTTTCGGGCTGGGGCTGTCCGGTTTAGGATTGATGCGCCGTAGAAAGTAA